Proteins co-encoded in one Caloenas nicobarica isolate bCalNic1 chromosome 19, bCalNic1.hap1, whole genome shotgun sequence genomic window:
- the B3GALT9 gene encoding beta-1,3-galactosyltransferase 9 has product MQLQHDRPLGSPFLRAGRVDAVSAGCWAVTQPRRPRYGRCPASLCWGETTATADPAAGRAPTAMQLTPCRLRTHQWCFILFNVLLFHVLLFGADLMEEYFLRSLPLSYTDAKTLEVRERARKLHMDPLKANLSFTISSAATCSDQEVFLLVLVCSSPENRTRRNVIRQTWGNTTDARGYAVLTLFALGKPASVTTQLEINEEAEKHRDIIEGSFIDSPETETQKMLMSMEWTVTFCPQARYILKTDEDVFVGIPSLAGFLLSLTKLEDVYIGRVIHQAAPDRAPQSPGFVPVHQYPEEFYPDYCDGSAFVMSQDVARKVYVVAEEVPVSVPPDVFVGICAEKAGVTPIHSSRFSGEKHISYNRCCYKFIFTSSNMKEDELFKDWKETSGGGDCSLLETYYSLVSCKVLTYIDKFKQFNLDRIKNEVLHFAD; this is encoded by the exons ATGCAGCTGCAACACGATCGTCCCCTGGGATCGCCTTTCCTCCGCGCAGGCAGGGTGGACGCCGTCAGCGCTGGGTGCTGGGCGGTAACTCAACCCCGCAGACCCAGATACGGACGCTGCCCCGCGAGCCTCTGCTGGGGAGAAACCACCGCGACTGCAGACCCCGCTGCGGGGAGAGCTCCCACCGCCATGCAG ctgaCACCCTGCAGGCTCCGGACTCACCAGTGGTGCTTCATTCTCTTTAACGTCTTGCTTTTCCACGTGCTGCTTTTTGGAGCAGATTTAATGGAGGAATACTTCCTGCGGTCATTGCCTCTTTCTTACACTGACGCAAAGACTCTGGAAGTCAGGGAGAGGGCCAGGAAGCTCCATATGGATCCTCTAAAGGCCAATCTCTCTTTCACCATCAGCAGCGCAGCAACATGCTCTGATCAAGAGGTATTTTTGCTCGTTCTTGTCTGCAGCAGTCCAGAAAACAGGACAAGGCGCAACGTGATCAGGCAGACATGGGGCAACACGACAGATGCCAGAGGTTATGCTGTCCTTACTCTGTTTGCTTTAGGAAAGCCGGCATCAGTAACCACCCAGCTGGAGATCAATGAAGAGGCTGAGAAGCACAGAGACATCATTGAAGGCAGTTTTATCGATTCTCCTGAGACGGAGACACAGAAGATGTTGATGAGCATGGAGTGGACAGTGACTTTCTGTCCCCAGGCCAGGTATATTCTCAAAACAGATGAAGACGTGTTTGTCGGTATTCCAAGTCTGGCTGGATTCTTGCTTAGCTTAACAAAACTAGAGGACGTTTACATTGGGAGAGTCATTCATCAAGCagcgcctgacagagccccCCAAAGCCCCGGCTTTGTCCCCGTCCACCAATACCCAGAAGAGTTTTACCCAGATTACTGCGACGGGAGCGCTTTCGTCATGTCCCAGGACGTGGCTCGCAAGGTGTACGTGGTTGCCGAGGAGGTGCCGGTTTCGGTTCCCCCCGATGTCTTCGTTGGAATCTGTGCTGAAAAAGCTGGCGTCACTCCCATTCACAGCTCACGATTTTCTGGGGAGAAGCACATCAGCTACAATCGATGCTGctataaattcattttcacctCTTCCAACATGAAAGAGGATGAGTTATTCAAAGACTGGAAGGAAACCAGCGGTGGGGGAGATTGCTCGTTACTAGAGACTTACTACAGTCTGGTGTCCTGCAAGGTTCTGACCTATATTGATAAGTTCAAACAGTTTAACTTAGATAGAATTAAAAATGAGGTTCTTCATTTTGCCGATTAG
- the PSMD5 gene encoding 26S proteasome non-ATPase regulatory subunit 5, whose amino-acid sequence MAEAVAALLERAARREAPLEELRALRLALQAVPPAALRARLSDHHLAALFTLLSVNDREQVSACVSILERLLPALDPLYVIQNLREELQKGLFHPEDSVKILSISQVGRIVENSDAVTEILNSPELLRQIINCIGGEKIAVAKEAIKSLARLAQTQDGLEALFVSSLLSDLKNVMATNDVVRYRVYELIVEISSVSAESLNYCANSGLISELIGELTGDDVLVRATCIEMVTSLAHTPHGRQYLAQQGIIDKISNIIVGAESDPFSGFYLPGFVKFFGNLAVVDSPQQICERYPVFMEKVFEMAESHDPTMIGVAVDTLGVLGSTVEGKQVLQKARSRFQNLLNRIGHQAKNAPTELRLRCLDAISALLYLPPEQQTEDLLRMTESWFTSLSNQPLELFRSISTQPFPDLHCGALRVFTAIANQPWAQKLMLDSPGFVEYIVDRSVEPDKASKDAKYELVKALVNSKTIAEVFGNQYYLRLRAYLHEGPYYVQAASTTAVEGAE is encoded by the exons ATGGCGGAGGCGGTGGCGGCGCTGCTGgagcgggcggcgcggcgggaggcgccgctggaggagctgcgggCCCTGCGCCTCGCCCTGCAGGCCGTGCCGCCCGCCGCCCTCCGCGCCCGCCTCAGCGACCACCACCTGGCAGCGCTCTTCACCCTCCTCAGCGTCAATGACCG GGAGCAGGTGTCCGCCTGTGTTTCTATCCTGGAGAGGCTCCTGCCGGCCCTGGACCCGCTCTATGTCATCCAGAACCTCCGAGAAGAGCTCCAGAAAGGGCTTTTCCACCCCGAGGACTCCGTGAAGATCCTCAGCATATCTCAG GTTGGGCGGATTGTTGAAAATTCAGATGCTGTTACAGAAATTCTCAACAGTCCTGAGCTATTACGGCAAATAATAAATTGCATTGGTGGAGAAAAGATAGCAGTGGCTAAAGAG gCCATCAAATCTCTCGCAAGACTGGCACAGACGCAGGATGGCTTAGAGGCTTTATTCGTGAGCAGTTTGTTGAGTGACTTGAAAAATGTCATGGCAACAAATGATGTTGTTCGATACAGAGTGTATGAG tTAATTGTTGAGATTTCTTCAGTATCAGCAGAATCGCTAAATTACTGTGCAAACAGTGGGTTGATATCGGAGTTAATTGGAGAGTTGACTGGAGACGACGTGCTGGTCAG AGCTACGTGTATAGAGATGGTGACCTCGCTGGCCCACACTCCACATGGGCGCCAGTATCTTGCTCAACAAGGAATTATCGATAAAATTTCAAACATCATTGTTGGTGCAGAGTCTGATCCTTTCTCAGGCTTCTATTTACCAG GATTTGTTAAATTTTTTGGAAATCTGGCTGTTGTAGACAGTCCACAGCAGATCTGTGAACGATACCCGGTCTTTATGGAAAAAGTCTTTGAAATGGCAGAAAGTCACGACCCGACGATGATTGGAGTGGCTGTGGACACGCTGGGCGTCCTGGGATCAACTGTGGAAGGCAAACAGGTTCTGCAGAAAGCAA gaagtCGATTTCAAAATCTGTTAAACAGAATAGGGCACCAGGCAAAGAATGCCCCCACAGAGTTACGGCTTCGGTGCTTGGATGCGATTTCAGCTCTTCTTTACTTGCCT CCGGAGCAGCAGACTGAAGACCTTTTACGAATGACTGAATCGTGGTTCACATCCTTGTCTAACCAGCCACTGGAACTCTTCAGGAGCATCAGTACTCAGCCATTCCCTGATCTCCACTGTGGGGCTTTACGGGTATTTACC GCTATTGCGAATCAACCATGGGCCCAGAAGTTGATGCTTGACAGTCCGGGATTTGTGGAATACATTGTAGACAGATCTGTGGAGCCCGACAAAGCTTCAAAGGATGCCAAATATGAACTGGTTAAGGCCCTTGTAAACTCTAAAACAATTGCGGAAGTCTTTGGAAATCAGTATTACTTGAGGCTTAGGGCTTACTTGCATGAAGGCCCTTACTATGTTCAGGCAGCTTCTACTACAGCCGTGGAAGGAGCAGAATAA